A window of Pirellulales bacterium contains these coding sequences:
- a CDS encoding adenylyltransferase/cytidyltransferase family protein, whose product MKPVYVSASFDDLRSRHIRLLQEAARTGPVCVQLWDDDVVRAATGAEPKFPLPERRYFVESVRFVAQVQPLAAADRGREAELAVNQSVPGAAWFVDERTANAVDERLVRASGGEYRVLSDAELAGFPEPTDVDGPQDAPPRSKVIVTGCYDWLHTGHVRFFEEVAELGELHVVVGHDANVRQLKGPHHPLFPEQERRYMAGAIRFVRRAYVSSGDGWLDAEPEIALIRPDVYAVNEDGDRPEKRTFCERHGIKYHVLTRRPKPGLEGRSSTALRGF is encoded by the coding sequence ATGAAACCGGTCTACGTCTCGGCCAGCTTCGACGACCTCCGATCGCGTCACATCCGTTTGCTGCAGGAAGCGGCCCGAACGGGGCCGGTCTGCGTGCAATTGTGGGACGACGACGTTGTTCGGGCCGCGACGGGCGCCGAGCCGAAGTTTCCTCTGCCCGAGCGACGCTACTTCGTCGAATCGGTGCGGTTCGTCGCGCAGGTCCAGCCGCTCGCGGCGGCTGATCGCGGTCGTGAAGCGGAACTGGCCGTTAATCAGAGCGTCCCCGGAGCCGCGTGGTTCGTCGACGAGCGTACCGCCAATGCCGTCGACGAGCGGCTAGTGCGCGCCTCGGGGGGCGAGTACCGCGTATTGAGCGACGCGGAACTCGCCGGCTTTCCCGAGCCGACGGACGTCGACGGCCCGCAGGACGCTCCCCCGCGGTCGAAGGTGATCGTCACCGGCTGTTACGACTGGCTCCACACGGGACACGTGCGGTTTTTCGAGGAGGTCGCCGAGTTGGGCGAGTTGCACGTCGTCGTCGGGCACGACGCGAACGTGCGGCAGCTTAAGGGCCCGCACCACCCGCTGTTTCCCGAACAGGAACGGAGGTACATGGCCGGGGCAATTCGCTTCGTACGCCGGGCCTACGTCTCCAGCGGCGACGGCTGGCTCGACGCCGAGCCGGAGATCGCCCTGATTCGCCCCGACGTTTACGCGGTGAACGAAGACGGCGATCGGCCCGAGAAGCGGACCTTTTGCGAGCGGCACGGCATCAAGTACCATGTCCTTACTCGTCGCCCCAAACCAGGTCTCGAAGGCCGCAGCAGCACGGCCCTCCGCGGGTTCTGA
- a CDS encoding RbsD/FucU family protein, translating into MLKTGILNPHVLHLLARVRHTNTLVIADRGFPSFPGVETVDLSLVDDVPRVRQVLAALRGNFVIGAAWMAQEFMGENDATVLEEYSDLLAPVPIAFEPHLDFKRRVPAATGLIRTGDTTQYGNIILQSA; encoded by the coding sequence ATGTTAAAGACCGGAATCTTGAATCCCCACGTCCTCCACTTGCTCGCCCGCGTGCGACACACGAACACGCTGGTCATCGCCGATCGGGGGTTCCCGTCGTTCCCGGGGGTCGAGACGGTCGACCTGTCGCTCGTGGACGACGTCCCCCGCGTTCGGCAGGTGCTGGCGGCGTTGCGCGGGAACTTCGTGATCGGCGCGGCCTGGATGGCGCAAGAATTCATGGGCGAGAACGACGCGACCGTACTTGAGGAGTACTCAGACCTGTTGGCCCCCGTGCCCATCGCGTTTGAACCGCACCTCGACTTCAAACGCCGCGTTCCGGCGGCGACGGGGCTGATCCGCACCGGCGACACCACCCAATACGGCAACATCATTTTGCAGTCGGCATGA
- a CDS encoding PmoA family protein, whose product MNAIRYVARRPGLLAVVLLAETIAQAAAPAGEQVSLSDDGAGTVAVSVDGRQIAEYSYRDDEITRPFFARLRTPAGVEVTRRLPPDPQHDLADHPTFHPGLWLAFGDVSGSDSWRNKAAVELIVGSMRTAGGAGRGELSAKFRYADQNSPEQTVCAEEFRATILVRPSGWLLLWDSLFTADKPCIFGDQEEMGLGVRVATEMRSERQRRGAIPAGNGRILDAAGRAGGAEVWGKASPWCDFSGDVAGAPAGIAIFCHPDNVRPSWFHARDYGLLVANPFGRQAFKQGEPSRIEASAAHPLRLRFGVLVHDGRSDASELAAAYQEYLAEEAAETERSNQPDGAPRP is encoded by the coding sequence TTGAACGCGATTCGCTATGTCGCCCGGCGCCCGGGGCTGCTCGCAGTTGTTCTCCTCGCCGAGACAATCGCCCAGGCGGCCGCGCCGGCAGGAGAACAGGTTTCGTTGTCGGACGATGGCGCCGGAACGGTCGCCGTGTCGGTCGACGGACGACAGATCGCCGAGTATTCCTACCGCGACGATGAAATCACCCGCCCTTTCTTCGCTCGGCTTCGCACCCCTGCGGGGGTCGAGGTGACGCGCCGGCTCCCCCCCGATCCCCAACACGATCTGGCCGACCACCCGACGTTTCACCCCGGGTTGTGGTTGGCGTTCGGCGACGTGAGCGGGTCGGATTCCTGGCGGAACAAGGCCGCGGTCGAACTGATCGTCGGATCCATGCGGACCGCGGGAGGCGCGGGTCGCGGCGAATTGTCCGCGAAGTTCCGTTACGCCGACCAGAACTCTCCCGAGCAGACCGTCTGCGCGGAGGAGTTTCGCGCGACGATCCTCGTGCGACCGTCGGGTTGGCTGCTGCTGTGGGACTCGCTGTTCACTGCCGACAAGCCATGCATCTTCGGCGACCAAGAGGAGATGGGGCTGGGCGTGCGCGTCGCCACCGAAATGCGGTCCGAGCGGCAGCGTCGGGGCGCCATCCCCGCGGGAAACGGGCGCATTCTCGACGCCGCGGGGCGGGCGGGGGGCGCCGAGGTGTGGGGGAAAGCTTCTCCCTGGTGCGACTTCAGCGGCGACGTCGCCGGAGCGCCCGCGGGGATCGCGATCTTCTGCCATCCTGACAACGTTCGCCCAAGCTGGTTCCACGCCCGCGACTACGGGCTGCTGGTGGCGAACCCGTTCGGGCGCCAAGCGTTCAAGCAGGGCGAGCCGAGCCGCATCGAAGCGAGCGCTGCTCATCCGCTGCGGCTGCGATTCGGCGTGCTGGTGCACGACGGTCGCAGCGACGCGTCCGAACTCGCCGCCGCTTACCAGGAGTATCTCGCAGAAGAAGCGGCAGAAACAGAGCGATCCAACCAGCCGGACGGAGCCCCCCGGCCATGA
- a CDS encoding Gfo/Idh/MocA family oxidoreductase: MTTPDRRTVLKSLATTASLAAIPRIARSAAPLRDEPRLALIGCGVRARAFTGRVAYVCDPDAARLAAAAKANNVPAERAVADLRRLLDDPAVDGVIVAAPDHWHAPAAILAANAGKHVYLEKPCCHNLREGELLLETARRTGVVIQHGTQQRSRPFTRDAIQQLHEGVIGEVLVARAWNVQRRDDIGRKSPAIPPPGVDYDLWVGPAEFMPFQENRFHTHWHWWHNFGTGDVGNDGAHELDYAQWGLGVAGPPTRVAALGGKYRFNDDQQFPDTATCTFEYAGAQTTGQPKQLVFEMRLWSKNYPLNCDSGVEFYGTQGQMFLSKRGKLRITDDDNKLVQEIRPEGEAGFPHLDNFIEAIRNGKSLNAPIPVGVASVAPVHYANIALRVGRTLAIDPSTGAILEDAEANALARRQYRAEGHWAIPEGAAT; the protein is encoded by the coding sequence ATGACCACGCCCGACCGCCGCACCGTGCTGAAGTCCCTGGCGACGACCGCCTCGCTGGCTGCGATCCCGCGCATCGCGCGGAGCGCCGCCCCGCTGCGCGACGAGCCGAGGCTGGCGCTCATCGGCTGCGGGGTCCGCGCCCGGGCGTTCACGGGGCGAGTCGCTTATGTGTGCGATCCCGACGCGGCGCGGCTCGCCGCCGCGGCCAAGGCCAACAATGTCCCGGCGGAGAGGGCCGTCGCCGATTTGCGACGGCTGCTCGACGATCCTGCCGTCGACGGCGTGATCGTCGCCGCCCCCGACCACTGGCACGCCCCGGCCGCCATTCTCGCCGCGAACGCGGGGAAGCACGTCTATTTGGAGAAACCGTGCTGTCACAACCTCCGCGAAGGGGAGTTGCTGCTCGAGACCGCCCGTCGCACGGGGGTCGTCATTCAACACGGCACGCAGCAGCGGAGTCGCCCGTTCACGCGCGATGCAATCCAGCAGTTGCACGAAGGGGTCATCGGCGAGGTCCTCGTCGCGCGGGCCTGGAACGTCCAGCGTCGCGATGACATCGGCCGCAAGAGCCCCGCGATTCCGCCGCCGGGCGTCGATTACGACCTGTGGGTCGGGCCCGCGGAGTTCATGCCGTTTCAGGAGAATCGATTTCACACGCATTGGCATTGGTGGCATAACTTCGGCACCGGCGACGTCGGCAACGACGGGGCGCACGAGCTGGACTACGCCCAGTGGGGTCTTGGAGTCGCGGGGCCCCCGACGCGGGTCGCGGCCCTGGGGGGGAAGTACCGCTTCAACGACGATCAACAGTTTCCCGATACGGCGACCTGTACGTTCGAGTACGCTGGCGCCCAAACAACCGGGCAGCCGAAGCAGTTGGTCTTCGAGATGCGGCTCTGGTCGAAGAACTACCCCCTGAATTGCGACAGCGGCGTCGAATTTTACGGCACGCAGGGGCAGATGTTCCTCAGCAAACGGGGCAAGCTGCGGATCACCGACGACGACAACAAACTCGTGCAAGAAATCCGTCCCGAGGGGGAAGCGGGGTTCCCGCATCTCGACAACTTCATCGAGGCGATCCGCAACGGAAAGTCGCTCAATGCGCCGATCCCGGTCGGCGTCGCCAGCGTGGCGCCGGTTCACTACGCGAACATCGCTCTGCGAGTCGGACGGACGCTGGCAATCGATCCGTCGACCGGCGCCATCCTGGAAGACGCCGAGGCAAACGCACTGGCCCGCCGTCAGTATCGGGCCGAGGGTCACTGGGCGATTCCCGAAGGGGCGGCCACTTGA
- a CDS encoding NAD(P)-dependent oxidoreductase — MNDPRNGSVAMIGLGLLGTALAERLLGAGFEVVVYNRTREKAEPLVARGARWSDRPLAECSRAVVCLYRTEHVVELLAQMETDLRRGQAIIDTTTGEPNETAALGARLAEQGISYLETPIAASSEQTRRGEALAILGGERSAIDANADLLDAIAPRRFHVGPWGAAARMKLVNNLILGLNRVALAEGLLLAEGAGLDPSAALEVLKNSNSRSAVMDVKGRKMVERDFAVEARLAQHRKDVDLILAEGRRAGLDLPVSSLHRELLVAGEEQGLSDADNSAIIAAIEAVARRRSARSQQGSAS; from the coding sequence GTGAACGACCCCCGCAACGGCAGCGTCGCAATGATCGGGCTGGGCCTGTTGGGCACGGCACTGGCTGAACGGTTGTTGGGGGCGGGGTTCGAAGTGGTCGTTTACAACCGAACCCGCGAGAAAGCCGAACCCTTGGTGGCGCGCGGGGCCCGCTGGTCCGATCGCCCGCTGGCCGAGTGCAGTCGAGCGGTCGTCTGCCTGTACCGCACGGAACATGTCGTCGAGCTGCTCGCACAGATGGAGACGGACCTCCGCCGCGGGCAGGCAATCATTGACACGACGACCGGCGAGCCAAATGAAACCGCGGCGCTCGGCGCCCGACTCGCCGAGCAGGGGATATCGTATCTCGAAACGCCGATCGCCGCTTCGAGCGAACAGACCCGCCGCGGCGAAGCGCTGGCGATCCTGGGCGGCGAACGCTCGGCGATCGATGCGAACGCCGACCTGTTGGACGCGATCGCGCCGCGGCGATTTCACGTCGGGCCCTGGGGCGCGGCGGCGCGGATGAAACTGGTCAACAACCTCATCCTGGGACTCAACCGCGTCGCGCTGGCCGAGGGACTGCTGCTGGCCGAGGGGGCGGGTCTCGATCCGTCCGCGGCGCTGGAGGTGCTTAAGAACAGCAACAGTCGCTCGGCGGTCATGGACGTGAAGGGCCGCAAGATGGTCGAGCGGGATTTCGCCGTCGAGGCCCGTTTGGCTCAGCACCGCAAGGACGTCGACTTGATCTTGGCCGAAGGTCGTCGCGCCGGGCTGGATCTGCCGGTCAGCTCGCTCCATCGCGAGTTGCTTGTCGCCGGCGAGGAGCAAGGGCTGAGCGACGCCGACAACTCGGCGATCATCGCGGCGATCGAGGCTGTGGCGAGACGCCGCTCGGCGAGATCGCAACAAGGATCCGCATCATGA
- a CDS encoding fucose isomerase, with protein sequence MTYELPAAAEPAALPPRHVYLMANGDLRLSANQNCWAAQHAMEQAIAEAVAAAGWTVVRAHPYKEAERHGFIGSQKEGLAVFRQLDPAAPLIVAEAVWQYSHHLLGGLITHRGPILTLANWSGTWPGLVGMLNLNGSLTKAGVPYATLWADDFAEAGFRQKLADWLEGRGVEHDLSHVRPLSAVSVGDAERQLAQSLAADLRRNKAIMGVFDEGCMGMFNAIIPDHLLNPTGVFKERLSQSALYYETTQVGDAEADAVRMWMEDAGMRFQTGPNHAEHLTDEQIRLQCKMYVAAVRIADDFGCDCIGIQYQQGLKDLLPASDLVEGTLNNSARPPVRSRDGKRVLYENQPLPHFNEVDECAGLDGLLTYRLHRAMGQPVENTLHDLRWGDRDRSGTTDEYVWVFEISGSVPPEHFAGGWKGATSERQPAMYFPNGGGTIKGISKPGEIVWSRIYVEESRLKMDLGRGKAIELPLEETERRWRDTTSQWPIMHAVTYGVTRDQMMARHKSNHIQVAYATDADAADRAMLAKASLAAELGLEVSICGTLAS encoded by the coding sequence ATGACATACGAACTTCCCGCGGCTGCTGAGCCGGCGGCCTTGCCGCCCCGTCACGTCTACCTGATGGCCAACGGCGACCTGCGTCTGTCGGCCAATCAAAACTGCTGGGCCGCTCAGCACGCCATGGAGCAGGCGATCGCCGAGGCGGTCGCCGCGGCTGGATGGACCGTCGTGCGGGCGCACCCTTACAAGGAGGCTGAGCGGCACGGGTTCATCGGCTCGCAAAAAGAGGGGCTCGCCGTGTTCCGGCAACTCGACCCCGCGGCGCCGCTGATCGTCGCTGAAGCGGTGTGGCAGTACTCGCATCACCTGCTAGGGGGACTGATCACGCACCGCGGGCCGATCCTGACGCTCGCCAACTGGTCGGGGACGTGGCCGGGGCTGGTGGGAATGCTCAATTTGAACGGCTCGCTGACCAAGGCGGGGGTCCCGTACGCAACGCTGTGGGCCGACGACTTCGCCGAAGCTGGGTTCCGGCAGAAGCTCGCCGACTGGCTCGAGGGGCGCGGAGTCGAGCACGATCTCTCGCACGTGCGGCCGCTGTCGGCCGTCAGCGTCGGCGACGCCGAGCGGCAACTGGCTCAATCGCTGGCCGCCGACCTGCGCAGGAACAAGGCGATCATGGGCGTATTCGACGAAGGCTGCATGGGGATGTTCAACGCGATCATCCCCGATCACCTGCTCAACCCCACTGGCGTGTTCAAGGAGCGGCTGAGCCAATCGGCTCTGTACTACGAAACGACCCAGGTCGGCGACGCCGAAGCCGACGCGGTGCGGATGTGGATGGAAGACGCCGGAATGCGATTCCAAACAGGCCCCAATCACGCCGAGCACCTGACCGACGAGCAGATTCGCCTGCAGTGCAAGATGTACGTCGCCGCAGTGCGGATCGCCGACGATTTTGGTTGCGACTGCATTGGCATTCAGTACCAACAGGGGCTCAAAGACCTGCTTCCCGCGAGCGACTTGGTTGAGGGGACGCTCAATAATTCGGCCCGGCCGCCCGTGCGGAGCCGCGACGGGAAGCGCGTACTGTACGAAAACCAGCCGCTGCCGCACTTCAACGAGGTCGATGAATGCGCGGGGCTCGACGGGCTGTTGACGTACCGCCTCCATCGCGCCATGGGGCAGCCCGTGGAGAACACGCTGCACGACCTGCGGTGGGGCGATCGGGACCGGTCAGGGACAACCGACGAGTACGTCTGGGTGTTTGAAATCAGCGGCAGCGTCCCCCCCGAACACTTCGCCGGAGGTTGGAAAGGGGCGACCAGCGAGCGCCAACCCGCGATGTACTTCCCCAACGGCGGCGGAACGATCAAGGGGATCTCCAAGCCGGGAGAGATCGTCTGGTCGCGAATTTACGTTGAAGAGAGCCGGTTGAAGATGGACCTCGGCCGCGGCAAGGCCATTGAACTTCCGCTGGAAGAGACCGAGCGCCGCTGGCGTGATACGACCTCTCAATGGCCGATCATGCACGCGGTGACGTACGGCGTTACTCGCGACCAGATGATGGCCCGCCACAAGAGCAATCACATCCAGGTTGCCTACGCCACGGACGCCGATGCGGCCGACCGCGCGATGCTCGCCAAGGCGTCCCTGGCAGCGGAGTTGGGGTTGGAGGTGAGCATCTGCGGAACCCTGGCGAGTTAG